The nucleotide window CTTGTTAATTGTTGTGGATAATTAGTCAGTTGCCATCCGCAAGTCGATTGAATGTTTTATCAACAGTTAAAAGTTTGTATAATTCTCCACGTTTTTTTTCTAAAAGTTTGTCTTCTGATAAAACACCATTATTTTCAAGTGTTCATTTTTCTATAAAGCGATTTTTTACATATTGAAAAATGGTTTCAAAGCTTAATTCTTCTTTTTTGTTATCTGAAAACGCTTTTATTGAAACGGTTAACATTGTTTCATTATTCATAATTTACACCTCAATTTTATAGATTTGAATATCTCTATTTACCTGATCTTATTATTATATTATATTGTAGACATAAGAAAATAAAGGAAATTAGAAAATAATATAATAGATAATTAAAAATGATTTTGAGAAAATAGAAAGAAAAAAGAAATATATAAATTTTGTAAGGAAATAGTTGTTTTTTAAATTATTATTTATATTTAGTATGTAAATAGTTGATATTTGTAAAATAAGTAATATAATTTTGATTGTATAAATATATGATAATAATTTCACAATATAGTACCTTTGAGATCATTTTTATTCTTTAAGAAAAAAAGATCAAAAGAATTATAACATAAAAATTGTTAAATATGTTTATATACTAAAAAATATTTAAAAAATTCATAATAAAAAAAGAGAAGGTAAAAAAATGTCAGTTTTTAGTAAAAACTTTAACGGAATTCACGTTTACAGTGAAATTGGTGAATTAGAATCTGTACTAGTTCATGAACCAGGACGAGAAATCGACTACATCACTCCATCAAGATTAGATGAATTATTATTTTCAGCTATTCTAGAAAGTAATGATGCACGTAAAGAACACAAAAGTTTTGTTAAATCATTAGTAGATAGAGGAATTAACGTTGTTGAATTAACAGATTTAATTTCTGAAACATTTGATCTAGTTTCAAAAGAAACACAAGATGAATTAATAGAAGAATTCTTAGAAGAAGCAGTTCCTGTATTAACAGAAGAAAATAAAGCACTAGTAAGAAGCTTTTTAGCTACAAAAGCAACTAGAGAAAAAATCGAATACATGATGAGTGGAATTACAAAATATGATTTAGGAATTGAAGAAGGTCCAGAATTAGTTATCGATCCAATGCCTAACTTATACTTTACACGTGACCCATTTGCATCAGTTGGAAATGGTGTTACAATCCACTACATGCGTTATGTAGTAAGACAAAGAGAAACATTATTCTCACGTTTTGTATTTAAAAATCACCCTAAATTAGTAAATACACCACGTTACTACGACCCATCACAAAAATTATCAATCGAAGGTGGAGACGTATTCGTTTATACTAACGAAACATTAGTTGTTGGGGTTTCTGAAAGAACAGACTTAGAAACAGTAACATTACTAGCTAAAAATATTTCACAAAATAAAGAAGTTGAATTCAAACGTATCGTTGCAGTTAACGTTCCAAAATGAACAAACTTAATGCACTTAGATACATGATTAACAATGTTAGATAAAAATAAATTCTTATACTCACCTATTCTATTAGATGTGTTAAAATTCTGAGATTACGATTTAACAGAAGAAAATCCACAACCTAAAGAAAACGGATTACCATTAGAAGAATTATTAGAATCAATCATTCACGAAAAACCTATTTTAATACCAATAGCAGGTGAAGGTGCTTCAAGAATGGATGTTGAACGTGAAACACACTTCGATGGAACAAACTACTTAGCAGTAGCCCCAGGAGTTGTAGTTGGATATTCACGTAACTTCAAAACAAATGCAGCGCTAGAAAAAGCTGGAATTACAGTTATTCCATTCCATGGACACCAATTATCACTAGGAATGG belongs to Mycoplasma zalophi and includes:
- the rpoE gene encoding DNA-directed RNA polymerase subunit delta — protein: MNNETMLTVSIKAFSDNKKEELSFETIFQYVKNRFIEKWTLENNGVLSEDKLLEKKRGELYKLLTVDKTFNRLADGNWLIIHNN
- a CDS encoding arginine deiminase family protein produces the protein MSVFSKNFNGIHVYSEIGELESVLVHEPGREIDYITPSRLDELLFSAILESNDARKEHKSFVKSLVDRGINVVELTDLISETFDLVSKETQDELIEEFLEEAVPVLTEENKALVRSFLATKATREKIEYMMSGITKYDLGIEEGPELVIDPMPNLYFTRDPFASVGNGVTIHYMRYVVRQRETLFSRFVFKNHPKLVNTPRYYDPSQKLSIEGGDVFVYTNETLVVGVSERTDLETVTLLAKNISQNKEVEFKRIVAVNVPKWTNLMHLDTWLTMLDKNKFLYSPILLDVLKFWDYDLTEENPQPKENGLPLEELLESIIHEKPILIPIAGEGASRMDVERETHFDGTNYLAVAPGVVVGYSRNFKTNAALEKAGITVIPFHGHQLSLGMGNARCMSMPLSRKDLK